The sequence CTCCCACGTAAGGCTCCGCCGCAATCCTTTGGACGGATAACTCTCAATGATAAACTCTCTCTTGGGATATTTACTTGCGTTAAGCCCGGAAAACATTGCAAAATTCATAAAACAGCCTCCTTCTACTTTTATTATTTAGAGCATTGATTTCAAACACGGCTCATGATAAACGAAATATATTTCTATGTCAACATTAAACTATCCCAGCGAAGATTTCCTAAAGAAGAGAGCTTTAAATTTCTACCTTATGTTTTCACCCCGGCGAACGCCGGGGTCCAGAAGGTATTGGAAAACTGGATACCGGCTTTCGCCGGTATGACGATTTTTCGAGTTTCGGCAGAAATTCAAACCAGGTCTCTCTTATACGAAAGGCTATTCTTAAAAAACATTTCAGTTGAACGGTTACTCGGAGAGCAGGGCCCGGTCGTTTTCAAAGCCGTGATGACGAAGTTCATGAAACTTTTGGACCAGCTTTTCGACCGTCAGCTCCTGTTTGGCGTCACCGGACACATCAAAAATAATCCCCCCCTGGTCCATCATCAGCAGACGGTTGCCGTACTCGATGGCGTGGCTCATGTTGTGGGTGATCATCATGGATGTGAGATGGTATTCTTTGACAAAGGTGTTCGTTAGTTCCAGCACGATCCCTGCATTTTTGGGGTCCAGCGCGGCGGTGTGCTCATCCAGCAATATCAGTGAGGGCTTCGATAAAACCATCATTAGCAGGGTCAACGCCTGACGCTGCCCCCCCGAAAACATGAGCAGATTTTCCTTCATGCGGTTCTCCAGCCCCATCTTCAGTTGAACCAGTTCTGACTGGAAGTACTCCTTCATCTTGTTATTCAGACTCCGTTTCAGCCACTTGAACCCCTTGCGGTAGGTGATCATCATGTTGTCTGCCAGACTCATGTTGGAGGCGGTGCCGAGAAGCGGGTTTTGAAAGATCCTGCCGATATATTGAGCCCGTTTGTATTCCGGTTCGCGGGTTATGTTGCGCCCCTTCAGATGGATGGTGCCGACTGTAGGGGTAATCGTTCCGGCGATCAGGTTGAAAAGGGTTGATTTTCCTGCGCCGTTACTGCCGATGATGGTGATGAAATCGCCTTCCTTGACGTTCAGGTTGATGTCCTGTAAAGCCTTGTTTTCGTTCACCGTGCCTTGATTGAAAATAACGGAAGCATCCTTGATCGCTATCATTTCCGCACCATCGCTTTGAGCGTCGCCATATTGAGCTTTCTGGACTGGGTCACAATAAGCAGGATAATAATCAGCAGACCCTTGATCAGATTGAGGTCATTGGGGGTCATATGAATGACGTATCCGTAATAACGCCCCACGTACATGACGGCATGGAACAGGATGGAACCGGCCAGCGCACAGAGTGTCAGTACGGCGATGCGGTTGCTTTTCATGATCAGAAACTCGCCGATCATGACTGAAGCCAGACCGGAGATGATGATCCCCTGGCCGAGTCCCACGTCGGCAAAGCCGAGATACTGTGCTGCAAAGGCGCCCGATACGGCAACCAGGCCGTTGGAGAGTCCGAGACCAATAGTTTTCAAGGTTTTGGGGTTTATCCCTTGGCAGATAATCATCTGCTCATTGTTCCCCATCGCCCCTATGGTCATGCCGAGGTCAGTGCGGAAAAAGAGATCAATCAGCAGCTTGACCACCAGAGCCACAATAACGAAAAAGAGCATCAGGATATATTCATCCGGAATAGTGCCTGATAACCGGCTGGAAATATCCGACAGGATGGTTTTCTGATCAATTATCGGAACATTGGCGCGGTTACCGAGAATACGGATATTGATTGAGTACAGCATGGTCATGGTCAGGATGCCGGCCAGCAGATTGGGAACCTTGAGGTGGTTATGGATCAGCGCGGTGACGATGCCGGCAATCACGCCGCCGATAAAGGCTACCAGCAACGCCAGCCATCCATTAACGCCGAGCAGAAGGCACTGCACCATCAGTGCCGCCCCGAGCGGGAATGAGCCATCAACGGTCAGATCGGGGAAATCCAGCACCCTGAAGGTGATAAACACCCCCAGTACCATAATCCCGTAGATCAGGCCTTCGACCAGAATTCCTTCAATCATGATAAAACCGTTTCACCCTGCCAGGGGTGGGAGTAGTTCCCGGCAACCACCGCCGTTGCCGGGCGATGGAGACTATTTATTTATTGATCAGCTTGCTGTTTTCTATAATTTTGTTGGCACTCTTCACAATATCCTTCGGGATCGTCAAGCCGAGCTTTTTGGCAACATCCAGATTGATCAGCAGATCTACATCCGATGTTTTGGTCATAAAACGGGTCGGCATTTGTTCCGCTTTTTTGCCGTCGAGAATTTCGATAATCATTTCTCCGGTAACCCGGCCCATTTTGTAATAATCAAAGCCCCAAGCGGCCAGTATCGGGTATTTCTCCGCTGAACTTGGATCAGCTGACATGATCGGAACCCTGTTTTTGTTGGCGACTTCCGCAATGGCACTTAAAGCTGATACTACGGTGTTGTCGGTGCTGATATAGAGTGCATCCACCCGCTTGATAATTGCCTGAACAGCCTGCTTTACCTCGGCCGATTTGGAAACGGTTGTCTCGACATATTCAAGTCCCAACTCCTTGCAGGCCTGCTTGACGACACCGGCCAGCACGACAGCGTTTTCCTCGGAACTGGTGTAGATATGGCCAAGGCGTTTGATCTTCTTGATCTTGAGCAGCAGTTCAATCTGCTGTTTCACGGGGGTCATATCGGATACGCCGGTGACCGGTTTGGTGGCGCCTTTCAGTGACGGTACCAGACCGGCTTTTACCGGATCGGTTACCGCCGAGAACACGATCGGGATTCCTTTCAGGGTGTTGACCAGCGACTGGGAAGTCGGCGTGGCAATACCAACGGCAAGGGTCACCTTTTCCGACTGGAACTTGTTGGCGATCGAGGCGGCTGTGCCGATATCGCCATTGGCGTTCTGCAGATCAAAAGTGGCGTTAATTCTTGCGGCCGCCAACTGGTCCTGGATACCTTTTTCAACGGCGTCCAGAGCCGGATGGGCAACGATTTTGGATACGCCGATAACGATCGGTTGGGATGGGGTGGCTGCGAATACCGATGCAACCGGCACTATGGCACTCAATACCAACGCGATAACCATACTCAATTTGCTCATCTGAAGCCTCCAGGTTAATTTATTTTGACAAAACATTGTTTTTGACGCCCGGAGTGTAAGCATAACGGACTTGTGTGTCAAGGAGATATTGGACAGCGAATTGCCTCAAATAAAATGTTACCGAAAGAGTGACTAAAAAAGACAGTAAACAACCTCCCGAATTGCCATAAATTAAATATTACCCAAAGAGTGCTTAAGTGACTAACAAGCAGCCATTTTCCTTGAGCCATTTTTCCCTTTTTCGGTAATCAGGCAAAATCTCGGCAACCTTGTCCCAAAATGCCGGGGAATGATTCAACTGACCGATGTGAGCCAGTTCGTGAACAATTACATAATCAATAACCGAAAGCGGCGCCATGATCAATCGCCAACTGAAGTTAAGCGTTCCTCTTGATCCGCAGGACCCCCAGCGCTTCCTGGCCTCCGTGATTTTTATAGCAGCGGGTTTGTACCCCGTAGCATCCGCATACCATTGGCAGCGCTGACCGATTATCTTCAAGGCGGCGGCTTTGTACCAGCGCCGGATTACGTAGCGAGCGAGCGGCTTTACCCTGGCGGAAAGGCACAGCTTGTCCGTGAGTTCAATATCTCTACCGGCCTGCTCAACAAGGCAAAGTTTATAGGTACGGCCAAGATACCAGAACTCTTCGCCGTCCACATATTCTTTGGCCCGTGGTTTAGGTCGCTGTGATACTTCGAAAAGTTTTTGCCTGATCCAGGCGCTCTTTTTCCTGACCACGCTTTCGATGTAGGAAATTGAGGCGCGCAAGGGGGCCCGCACCACCAGGGTGGCATCTTGCGTGACAACCAGAGTAATGGTCCGACGCCGGGAACGCACTATTTTGTGAATTGTAATTTCTTCCATTTTTTTCTTTAATTCTACTCCGCTGCCAACTGGCAGCGAAACAAAAAAGGGCCACGACTTATCGTCGTAACCCCTTGTAATCATTGGTAGGCGGTGCTGGGATTGAACCAGCGACTTCTACCGTGTGAAGGTAGCACTCTCCCGCTGAGTTAACCGCCCGTGGCCGGGGTTTGTATATCCCAAAGAAATGCCTTTTTCAAGCTAAAAAAGCTGCCCTAAACCACCTCGAAAGGTTTGAGAAGATCGTCATAGCAATCAACCCTTCGATCTGCGAAAAGGTGGTTGTAACTATTAAGATTTTTATTATCTGCGGTCCGAACATCAATATCTACAATGCAAACTTCTTCCGTAGCGCTGCCGGCCTGGCAAAAAATCGTTCCGTTGGGGCCCGTAATCTGACTTTTCCCGGTAAAAAGAAGGTCTCTGCCGCCCCGCTTTTCCCTGCCCGTTCGATTGGACGTGACGGCAAAGACTTGATTCTCCAGGCACCGGGTGACCATGCCGGCCTGGCAAAAGGGAAGCACCAGATTGGCGCTGTGGCAGATTATCTGGGCACCCTGCAGGGCCAGGAGGCGCGCCGCCTCCGGGAAAAACCAGTCAAAGCAAATCATCATCCCGATCCGGCACTGGCCAATATCAAAAACCTTAAAGCCTTCTTCTCCAGGCTCAAACCAGAGTTTTTCCTCGCTAAAAAGGTGTACCTTGCGGTATGTGCCCCGCCACCCCTCCGGCGAGATCAGCACCGCCGAGTTGAACAAACGGTCGCCCTCTTTTTCACATATACCGGCGACAATATGGATATTTTTCCGGCGGGCGATGCGGCTGAGAAACTCGACCGTTTGGCCTCCCGGGATCTCCTCCGCCAGATTGAAGGTTTCCTCCCGCGAGGTAAAGACGTAGCCGCTATTGAACAATTCCGGCAAGACAATAAGCTCCGCATCCGCGTCCGCGAGCAGGCGTGCCACCTTGTCATGGTTGACAGCGAGCTGGCCAAAAACAGGCTCAAACTGTACAAAACCCACTTTCATCTAAAACCCCATATAACAAATTTTACAGGTGTATACAGACAGAGCCGCTATCGTGTCAATGAGAATCGCAGACCCGTTTTGGCATGGCACATTCCGGGCTTGACCCGAAAATTGTCATCTGTTCGACAATATCTTCGTATATTTATGGCAAAAAAAAAGGTGATTCCATCTGTTTCCGTCTATTCTATCTGTTCCCGTACTTTTCCTTTGCTTCTATCACAATTTGATCACACCTCCACTACGGAGTGCTAGTCCGATGCTCCTTTAAGCGGCAAGGGTCTTTTATGAGCTGCTTATTGTCGTATTCTCCATTATCTTCCCATTATTCAGCAACAAGCTGCTTACCCAGTTCGAACGCATCCTGCATTACTTTCTCATTGTCTCTGATCTGGCCGGCATCCATAGCGCTCCCATAGACCATGCCAACGAGATTTGCCTCCGTGTATTTATAGATATCCTGGAAAGTCCTTAAGGCATTAACGCATCCAGAATCAAAGGGATCTTCGCCACCATAAGCCATTGCGATAGCAATCCGTTTGTCCTTGAAAGGATCATTCTGGTAGGCTGGCAACGCAAAGCACCTATCAATAAAGATCTTGGTCTGAGCCGACATGGTGAACCAGTAAACCGGGCTGGCAATTACCCAAGCGTCAGAAGCGATGAGTTTGGGGTAAAGCTCCTGCATGTCATCCGGGATGGAACAGCCCTTGCTGCCTTTCTTCTGGCAGGTCATACAGGCTTTGCAGGGCGCAATGTTCTTCCCATGCAGATAGATCGTTTCTACCTTGGCTTTGGCTGATTTTGCCCCTTTGGTTATTTGATCTGCCAAAAT is a genomic window of Deltaproteobacteria bacterium containing:
- a CDS encoding SprT family zinc-dependent metalloprotease; its protein translation is MEEITIHKIVRSRRRTITLVVTQDATLVVRAPLRASISYIESVVRKKSAWIRQKLFEVSQRPKPRAKEYVDGEEFWYLGRTYKLCLVEQAGRDIELTDKLCLSARVKPLARYVIRRWYKAAALKIIGQRCQWYADATGYKPAAIKITEARKRWGSCGSRGTLNFSWRLIMAPLSVIDYVIVHELAHIGQLNHSPAFWDKVAEILPDYRKREKWLKENGCLLVT
- a CDS encoding ABC transporter permease, with the translated sequence MIEGILVEGLIYGIMVLGVFITFRVLDFPDLTVDGSFPLGAALMVQCLLLGVNGWLALLVAFIGGVIAGIVTALIHNHLKVPNLLAGILTMTMLYSINIRILGNRANVPIIDQKTILSDISSRLSGTIPDEYILMLFFVIVALVVKLLIDLFFRTDLGMTIGAMGNNEQMIICQGINPKTLKTIGLGLSNGLVAVSGAFAAQYLGFADVGLGQGIIISGLASVMIGEFLIMKSNRIAVLTLCALAGSILFHAVMYVGRYYGYVIHMTPNDLNLIKGLLIIILLIVTQSRKLNMATLKAMVRK
- a CDS encoding acyltransferase, with translation MKVGFVQFEPVFGQLAVNHDKVARLLADADAELIVLPELFNSGYVFTSREETFNLAEEIPGGQTVEFLSRIARRKNIHIVAGICEKEGDRLFNSAVLISPEGWRGTYRKVHLFSEEKLWFEPGEEGFKVFDIGQCRIGMMICFDWFFPEAARLLALQGAQIICHSANLVLPFCQAGMVTRCLENQVFAVTSNRTGREKRGGRDLLFTGKSQITGPNGTIFCQAGSATEEVCIVDIDVRTADNKNLNSYNHLFADRRVDCYDDLLKPFEVV
- a CDS encoding ABC transporter substrate-binding protein, which gives rise to MSKLSMVIALVLSAIVPVASVFAATPSQPIVIGVSKIVAHPALDAVEKGIQDQLAAARINATFDLQNANGDIGTAASIANKFQSEKVTLAVGIATPTSQSLVNTLKGIPIVFSAVTDPVKAGLVPSLKGATKPVTGVSDMTPVKQQIELLLKIKKIKRLGHIYTSSEENAVVLAGVVKQACKELGLEYVETTVSKSAEVKQAVQAIIKRVDALYISTDNTVVSALSAIAEVANKNRVPIMSADPSSAEKYPILAAWGFDYYKMGRVTGEMIIEILDGKKAEQMPTRFMTKTSDVDLLINLDVAKKLGLTIPKDIVKSANKIIENSKLINK
- a CDS encoding ATP-binding cassette domain-containing protein; translation: MIAIKDASVIFNQGTVNENKALQDINLNVKEGDFITIIGSNGAGKSTLFNLIAGTITPTVGTIHLKGRNITREPEYKRAQYIGRIFQNPLLGTASNMSLADNMMITYRKGFKWLKRSLNNKMKEYFQSELVQLKMGLENRMKENLLMFSGGQRQALTLLMMVLSKPSLILLDEHTAALDPKNAGIVLELTNTFVKEYHLTSMMITHNMSHAIEYGNRLLMMDQGGIIFDVSGDAKQELTVEKLVQKFHELRHHGFENDRALLSE
- a CDS encoding flavodoxin family protein, whose product is MAKKVLVLLGSPRRKGNSAILADQITKGAKSAKAKVETIYLHGKNIAPCKACMTCQKKGSKGCSIPDDMQELYPKLIASDAWVIASPVYWFTMSAQTKIFIDRCFALPAYQNDPFKDKRIAIAMAYGGEDPFDSGCVNALRTFQDIYKYTEANLVGMVYGSAMDAGQIRDNEKVMQDAFELGKQLVAE